The following DNA comes from Microbacterium foliorum.
CCCGAGAGCGCGAGGGCGACGCGTGCGGCATCGTCGTCAGGCAGCACCTCGGTTGCGTCTTCTCCCGATGCCCACACGCCGCCGGTGAGATCGAACACGACGACGTCGATTCCGTACACCTGGTGGAAGCGCTGGACCTCGGCATCGATCACCGTCGCGCTCCCCGATCGGAGTGCCTGTCGCGCGCTCGTCACGAAGTACCCGAGATCACCGAGCTGCTCGGTGTAGAACGCCTGCTGGATGCTGCGGGTCGCACTCCAGGCCGTCGCGCCGCCCAGCGACAGGAGGATCGCGACGAGCGGCACGAGGAACACGACGACCAGACGCCTGCGCATCGACGACTACCCGGCCAGCCGGTAACCGACACCACGGACGGTCTCGATCAGATGACGCTGGCCCACCTTCTTGCGGATCGCGCCGACATGCACCTCGAGAGAGTGTCCGAACCCCCGCCAGTCCGTGTTCCAGACCTCGCGGATGAGGCGCTCCTTCGGAACGGCCACTCCGGGGTATCGCGCGAGCACCGCCACGATGTCGAACTCCTTGCGAGTGAGCTCGATCGGAGCCCGTTCGATGAGCACCTGTCGAGCGACGAGGTCGATCTCCACGTCGCCGTCCTGCAGCCGCACACGCGCCTCGGACTCCGGCCTCACCGGCCGCGAACGTCGGGTGACGGCCTCGATGCGAGCCAGGAGCTCGTGCACGTCGTACGGCTTGACGACGAAGTCATCGGCTCCGGCCCGCAGCCCTCTGATGCGCTCGGTGACCTGGTTGCGCGCTGTCACGATGATGATCGGCACCTCTGAGCGACCGCGGATCCGGCGGCAGAGATCGATGCCGTCGACATCGGGCAGACCGAGATCGAGGAGTACCACCTCGGTGTCCGCACCCAGCATATGCAGGGCGGACGCGCCGTCTGCCGCGCGCACGGTCGCGTATCCGGATCGCGCGAGGAATGCCTCGAGTGCGGCGGCGACTCGCTCGTCGTCCTCCACGATCAGAATCTGCATCGACCCTGGATCCCCTTCTCCGCTCGAGCTGGGATAAACCTACCAGCAGGGCGAGAGACCGCCTGGCCGACCGCGATCAGGCCGAGGATGCCGCCCGCTGCGCGAAAGCGCTCTCATAGAGGCAGACGCTCGCCGCTGTGGCCAGGTTCAACGACTCGGCTCGACCGAAGATCGGCAGCTTCAGCACCTGGTCGGCCTGGGCGAGCGCATCCTCCTCGAGCCCGCGCGCCTCGTTGCCGAACAGCCAGGCCGTCGGCTCCGCGAGGACTCCGTCGGCGCGAGCGCGAAGAAGATCCTCGCCCTTCACGTCCGCAGCGAGGATCTGCAGACCGGCTGCGTGCGCCTTCTCGACGACATCAGAGAGCTCGGCTCCCACCGACACGGGCAGGTGGAACAGAGACCCGGTCGTGGCACGCACGACCTTCGGGTTGTACGGGTCGACCGTGCGTCCGGTGAGCACGACCGCATCCGCCCCCGCCGCGTCGGCCGCTCTGATGATCGTGCCGAGGTTTCCCGGATCCCTGATCTCCTCGCAGATCGCCACGAGACGCGGAGAGCCCGCGAAGATGTCGCGCACCGAGGTGGGTGCCTGCCGGACGACCGCGACCAGTCCCTGAGGCGTGACCGTGTCGGCCATCGCGTTGAGCACATACTCGGTCACGTGCTCGACATCGATGCCGGCATCCGATGCCTTGGCGCGGATGTCCGGATGCTTCTCCCAGCCCGTCGGCGTCGCGAACAGCTCGACGATCGCCTCGGGGCTGTAGGTCAATGCCTCTCGAACCGCCTGAGGTCCTTCGAGGAGGTAGAGCCCTGTCTCTGCTCGCGCGCTGCGCTTGGTCAGCTTGGCGACGGCACGGACTCGGGGCGAACGGGGGTTCTCCAGCAC
Coding sequences within:
- a CDS encoding TrmH family RNA methyltransferase; its protein translation is MLENPRSPRVRAVAKLTKRSARAETGLYLLEGPQAVREALTYSPEAIVELFATPTGWEKHPDIRAKASDAGIDVEHVTEYVLNAMADTVTPQGLVAVVRQAPTSVRDIFAGSPRLVAICEEIRDPGNLGTIIRAADAAGADAVVLTGRTVDPYNPKVVRATTGSLFHLPVSVGAELSDVVEKAHAAGLQILAADVKGEDLLRARADGVLAEPTAWLFGNEARGLEEDALAQADQVLKLPIFGRAESLNLATAASVCLYESAFAQRAASSA
- a CDS encoding response regulator transcription factor: MQILIVEDDERVAAALEAFLARSGYATVRAADGASALHMLGADTEVVLLDLGLPDVDGIDLCRRIRGRSEVPIIIVTARNQVTERIRGLRAGADDFVVKPYDVHELLARIEAVTRRSRPVRPESEARVRLQDGDVEIDLVARQVLIERAPIELTRKEFDIVAVLARYPGVAVPKERLIREVWNTDWRGFGHSLEVHVGAIRKKVGQRHLIETVRGVGYRLAG